The following are encoded in a window of Magnolia sinica isolate HGM2019 chromosome 11, MsV1, whole genome shotgun sequence genomic DNA:
- the LOC131218741 gene encoding uncharacterized protein LOC131218741: MKNQTPRDRASSSKGKERHQFQNPNFQQNSSENSQWEEAHVDSATPTPNGGKCLRASGGRRRGRRNGAHQPSSKPAALAKTETSGRESHPTVNSFSVSTGSTTSITHMPGSPNGYTWSHQGSALISWSIGPAICTLKYVLATFVCMIIFFLF; the protein is encoded by the exons ATGAAGAATCAGACTCCCAGAGACAGGGCTTCAAGCTCTAAAGGGAAGGAGAGACACCAGTTTCAAAATCCTAATTTCCAGCAGAATTCAAGCGAGAATAGCCAGTGGGAGGAGGCGCATGTGGACTCAGCAACACCTACACCTAACGGCGGCAAATGCTTGAGAGCCTCTGGTGGCAGACGACGCGGCCGgagaaatggggcccaccaaccGAGTTCGAAGCCTGCTGCACTCG CTAAAACGGAAACCTCGGGCCGAGAAAGCCACCCCACCGTCAATTCATTTTCAGTGAGCACGGGTTCTACTACTTCTATTACACATATGCCAGGTTCACCAAACGGGTATACCTGGTCCCACCAGGGCTCTGCGCTTATCTCGTGGAGTATTGGGCCTGCAATATGCACACTCAAATATGTGCTGGCCACCTTCGTCTGTATgatcatcttcttcttgttctgA